The genomic region CGATGCTTGATACAACTCGTGTAATGATACCCGCGCGGAATCCTCCGGCGATTCGGTTACGAGGGCGTTACGATCACAGACGTCCTTGGTCCGATCAGGCGGTTTTTCGAGCAGGGGGCTCTGCAACCACAAGACCGCGATACTCGGTGAGGGCGTCGGCCGCGAGTTCGTAGGCCAGGATGCGCTGCGGATTGACCGGGCCGGGAAAAATGATCTGGCCCATCGGCACGGGCTTGAAGCCGAAGCGGCCGTAATAGGGATGATCGCCGACGAGCACGATAAGGCGGGCGCCGCCGTTGCGCGCAGCTTCCAGCGCCGCCGCGATCAGCTTACTGCCGAGGCCTAGGCTGCGGTGTTCGTTGTCAACGGCGATCGGTCCGAGCAGGACCGCGCCCGTCTTGCCGCCAATGGCGATCTCGGTCGTGCGGATCGAGGCGATGATCGTCTTGCCGAGGCAGGCGACAAGGCAAAACCGCGACAGGTGCCCCTTGCCCTCGCGCACGCGATAGGCGGAGCGGGCGAAGCGTCCCGGACCGAATACGCGCGCATGCAACTTGGATATCTCGGCGATATCGTCGGGAAGCGCGGGGCGGATGGTCAGGGACGGGGACATGCGCGAACACAGAAAGCTGGAGGCCGAAGGAATGCAGCCGCGGCTTCTATCATACTTCCGGCGCCATGCGATCCTCGACGGAGCGGCGAATTCGCTCGGCCGTCTGAGCGCCCGTGTCCGGCGGAAGGGATTGGATCGGGAAAAAACCGACCTCGCGGGTGGTGAGCGCGGTTACACGCCGCCAATGGCGGACGAGATACACACCCGTCTGCTCATTTTTCCCCCTAGCATAGAAGAACGACAGATCCGGTTGGGCGTTAACCTCGATGCCGGCGACCTCGCGCAGGACGCGGCGGAGGGCCGTTTCAAGATTTTCGCTGTTATGAACCGATCCCACCGGCAATTCCCAGGTGCTGCCACTTTCGTTTTGGACCATAAGAGTGCGCCCCGCTTCGTCGATGACACAGGCTTCGACGGAGAGGTTCAGTCCACGCGCTACCCGCCAATACTTTTGAAAAACGCGGGCAATCCATCGACCGAGCAGCGGAATGTCTTCTCTCAACGGCAAACTCTCCTTCGGCAATGCCCGTCGCTGGACATTTCCCATCCGCAGGGTGATCTAGACGTGCGCTTCTCTATATATCGTTCCTGCCGCCAATGACCGAAGCTTTCACGCTCGCGCATTTTTCCGATGTGCACCTGCCGTCTACCGTGCGGGCAGCGTGGCCTTTTTGGAATGCAAAACGTCTGCTCGGGTACGCCAATTGGATGCGCAAGCGGCGGCGCGTTCACGTGCGTTCGGTCGTCGACAGACTAGTGGCGGACGCGAAAGCGTTGAGGCCCGATCATATCGCCATCACGGGCGACCTCATCAATCTGGGGTTGCCGGGAGAGTACGAGGCGGCGCTCGGTTGGCTGAGGACCGTCGGGGCGCCTCGGAACGTGACGGTCGTTCCCGGCAACCACGACATTTATTCGAGCCTGCATGGCCATGCCGGAATTGGGCGGTGGGCGCAGTATATGGGCGATGAAGACGACACGCTGGCATTTCCGTTCGTCCGCCGCGTCGGGCCGCTCGCGCTCGTCGGCTTGAACTCGGCCGTCGAGACACCGCCTTTTTATGCCGGCGGTAAGCTTGGTCGCCATCAACTCGAAATTGCCAGCGAGCTTCTCGATGCGCTTGGCCAAGAAGGCGTCATTCGCGTTGTGCTGATCCATCATCCGCCATTGCCGGATCTCGCGCCGACACGACGGGCATTGAGCGATGCGGCGCATCTTTCGCATTTGCTCGAACGCGGGAATGCTGAACTCGTGCTCTATGGACACAATCATCAGCCGCGGCTCGATTGGCTGCATTCGCGCGGCAAAGCCGTTCCGATCATCGGCGCAGCATCGGCGTCAGCGGCGATGGCGCATGGTGAAGAGCCGCCTGCGAACTACAATCTCTTCACGTTCTTTAAAAACGAAAAGGGATTGCGCATTCGTCATATCGTGCGCGGTATCGATGGGCCGGAAAGCGCGGTCAGGAAGATCAGCGAAACGGTGTTGAAGGCGCCGGCATAAATTTCAGGCAGCGCATTTCCGTGTCGCGGCCATATGCCACGCGCAAACGAAAGCAGCGTTGCGATGCCTCATCGTGACGCGTCTTCTCTCTATGCAGCGCACGTATGCTTGTGTTCTGAGCAAGTGTGACAGCGTGGCCGCCCATGCGATGGGCAGGAAAGACGTGCAGCGCGTGTGTTATATTTACGCGCTAGTGCATAATCTGGGTGAAAGCCTGTCGTTCTGACGCGGCGCCATTGACACAAGCTCGCCGCGAGCGGTCATGATATGAAGACGCGCTGGCTTTCATTTTTAGGTGGCCTGCGGGGAGCACTGCAATTTGCCTAAACCTGTCGAAATCAATCTCGCCCTTCAGGGCGGTGGAGCACACGGCGCCTTCACGTGGGGCGTTCTCGACCGTCTGTTGGAGGATGAAACGCTACAGTTCGGATGGATCAGCGCAACGAGTGCTGGTGCCGTCAATGCGGTAGCGCTTGCAGCCGGTCTGGCTGAAGGTTCTCGTGCCAAAGCGCGCGAGAAGCTCTACAAGATCTGGCATGCGATCCATCAAGCCGGTGTGCCGGATCTCACCCGTCTCAATCCGTTTCTGAACGGATTGGTTCGTCCGACGCAATTGACGACGCATCTCGCGACGATGCTGTCGCCATACGAATTCAATCCGCTGGGCTTCGATCCGCTCCGCCGGCTGATTACCGAGCATGTCGATTTCGATCTGATCCGCACGCGCTCGCCGGTCGAGCTGCTGATTGCTGCGACGCATGTTGCAACGGGCCGCGCACGTCTTTTCCGCGAAGATGAGATCACCGTCGACGCGGTATTGGCGTCCGCCTGTCTCCCGGTCATGCATCACGCCGTAGAAATCGAAGGCGCGGCCTATTGGGACGGCGGCTTTTCGGCCAATCCCGATATCGTGACGCTGGCGAGCGAAAGCCCGGTTCCCGATACGCTGCTGGTGATGGTGTCGCCGCGCGTGAATGAACATCTGCCCACGACGGCGCGCGATATTTCCAATCACGCCAACAGGCTGACATTCAATGCGCCGCTGTTGCGCGATATCGAAGTCGTGACGGCGGTGCGCGAAACGTCCGGGCCGCTCATGGCAAAGGGCCGTTTGGCGCCGATCTGCCGACATCGCTTTCATTTGATCGACGGTGGTCCGATCACGGGCACACTCAATCCCGAGACGACGATGCAGCCCGATTGGGATGTCATCACGTATCTGCACGGCGCCGGGCGCGACCATGCGGAGAAGTGGATGGACGTTGCTCGTTCTGCCGTCGGCCGGCTCGAAACCGTGGACCTCGCGAACTACTTCTTTCCACCAGTCGAAGATGGCGTGCAGTTCCGCACGGTTTCCACGCCGAAGCGGCACACCGGGCGTCGTGGCCTCGGCGGTGGCGTTAAACGCGCGAAGTAGCTTCGTCGGGCAAATCTCCCGGTCACAATCGTGGGATTTGCCTGCAACAAATCGGTCCCGCGGCGGTATTCCTTTCGGAATTCGAAGGAATACGAGCAATGATCAATCGCAGAACTCTCTTTGTGGCGTTGATGGCGGCGTTATTGCTGCCGTTGTTGCCGATTTCAATTGCTGAGGCCGCGCCGTTGCGCTTGGCTTTCCTCGGCGTGCGCATCCAAAACGACAACGAAGGCTTGGAGCCGACGACCGATGCAGAGCGCAAGCGGATGGCGGCGATCGGTAAGCAGTTCACCGATGCGCTGGCAACGTCCGGCGACTATAAAATCGTGCCGTTGACGGACGATATTCGCGCCGAGATCGCGCGCGGACAGTCCGTCGGGCATTGCGGTGGCTGCGAGGCCGATTACGGCAAGACATTGAAAGCCGATCGCGTCGCGTGGATCATGGTGCAGAAAGTTTCAAACCTGATCCTGAATATGAATGTCTATATCGCCGACGTGGCGACAGACAAATATACGTTCATCAAGAGTGTCGATATTCGCGGCAACACGGATGAATCGTGGTCACGCAGTCTGAAATACCTGCTCGACAATTACTTCTTTGAACGGAAGTCGTAGCGCAAGTGCCGCCGTCTTCGGTGCGGAACCTATAATTTTGCGTGGATGGCCGCCTTTCGCGGCCATTTCCTTTTTGGGGGAAGATGACAGCGACTGGGCCGCAGAGTCATCCGACGAGTTTGGCGTAGCCTTCAGCGATGGTTTCATCGAGCAGGCGTTTGTATTCCGCATAAGCTTTGTTCTTCGGCGTGACTTCGCCGAAGGTGTCACCGTCGAAGTTCTGGCGCTGGGAATACAGAATGGGCGTTGCGACCGGGATGAAGGTCGCGCGCTGTTTGTTCAGTGTCGTGATGATGCCGCGCATCTCTCCCGCGCGATCGAGCTGGGAGACGACGACCATGCGCATCGCGCCTTTCGTCAGCGAGACGAGGTGGATGAAGCTCGATGATGCCGGAATGTAGAGCCGGCCGCGATGGGCATACGGGGCGTCCGGCCGGTCACGCTCCTGGAAGAGCAGGCTCGGCCATTCCGGGTCCCAACTGATGTCGGTGCGATAGGCGACGATGGTATCGGGCAGCGAGAACGAGCGCCGAAGCGTCAGGTAGCTGCCGATGTAATGGTCGACGGCAGCTTGTGTGTAGGCGCCCATGTAGATCGGCGCGATGCCGCCGCCGTTGCGCGCAAATTCGAGCGGACCGCTGGCGCTTTCGACGGCGACCGTTTCGCCGTGCCAAGCGTCACGCAGGCCATGGAAATCGAGGCCGAGCACCATACAGACGTCAAACAGCGTCTGGTCGCGGACGGAACGGCCGCCGAGCAAATTTTGGATCGTCTTTTCGTGGCAGTCGGCGGCGTCGG from Hyphomicrobium sp. MC1 harbors:
- a CDS encoding GNAT family N-acetyltransferase, with the protein product MSPSLTIRPALPDDIAEISKLHARVFGPGRFARSAYRVREGKGHLSRFCLVACLGKTIIASIRTTEIAIGGKTGAVLLGPIAVDNEHRSLGLGSKLIAAALEAARNGGARLIVLVGDHPYYGRFGFKPVPMGQIIFPGPVNPQRILAYELAADALTEYRGLVVAEPPARKTA
- a CDS encoding NUDIX domain-containing protein — protein: MREDIPLLGRWIARVFQKYWRVARGLNLSVEACVIDEAGRTLMVQNESGSTWELPVGSVHNSENLETALRRVLREVAGIEVNAQPDLSFFYARGKNEQTGVYLVRHWRRVTALTTREVGFFPIQSLPPDTGAQTAERIRRSVEDRMAPEV
- a CDS encoding metallophosphoesterase, which translates into the protein MTEAFTLAHFSDVHLPSTVRAAWPFWNAKRLLGYANWMRKRRRVHVRSVVDRLVADAKALRPDHIAITGDLINLGLPGEYEAALGWLRTVGAPRNVTVVPGNHDIYSSLHGHAGIGRWAQYMGDEDDTLAFPFVRRVGPLALVGLNSAVETPPFYAGGKLGRHQLEIASELLDALGQEGVIRVVLIHHPPLPDLAPTRRALSDAAHLSHLLERGNAELVLYGHNHQPRLDWLHSRGKAVPIIGAASASAAMAHGEEPPANYNLFTFFKNEKGLRIRHIVRGIDGPESAVRKISETVLKAPA
- a CDS encoding patatin-like phospholipase family protein; this translates as MPKPVEINLALQGGGAHGAFTWGVLDRLLEDETLQFGWISATSAGAVNAVALAAGLAEGSRAKAREKLYKIWHAIHQAGVPDLTRLNPFLNGLVRPTQLTTHLATMLSPYEFNPLGFDPLRRLITEHVDFDLIRTRSPVELLIAATHVATGRARLFREDEITVDAVLASACLPVMHHAVEIEGAAYWDGGFSANPDIVTLASESPVPDTLLVMVSPRVNEHLPTTARDISNHANRLTFNAPLLRDIEVVTAVRETSGPLMAKGRLAPICRHRFHLIDGGPITGTLNPETTMQPDWDVITYLHGAGRDHAEKWMDVARSAVGRLETVDLANYFFPPVEDGVQFRTVSTPKRHTGRRGLGGGVKRAK
- a CDS encoding DUF3280 domain-containing protein — translated: MINRRTLFVALMAALLLPLLPISIAEAAPLRLAFLGVRIQNDNEGLEPTTDAERKRMAAIGKQFTDALATSGDYKIVPLTDDIRAEIARGQSVGHCGGCEADYGKTLKADRVAWIMVQKVSNLILNMNVYIADVATDKYTFIKSVDIRGNTDESWSRSLKYLLDNYFFERKS
- a CDS encoding helix-turn-helix transcriptional regulator, which encodes MKKVADQIAPATTRSEALDRIKTAMVEKKLTQAELADAADCHEKTIQNLLGGRSVRDQTLFDVCMVLGLDFHGLRDAWHGETVAVESASGPLEFARNGGGIAPIYMGAYTQAAVDHYIGSYLTLRRSFSLPDTIVAYRTDISWDPEWPSLLFQERDRPDAPYAHRGRLYIPASSSFIHLVSLTKGAMRMVVVSQLDRAGEMRGIITTLNKQRATFIPVATPILYSQRQNFDGDTFGEVTPKNKAYAEYKRLLDETIAEGYAKLVG